Part of the Labilibaculum antarcticum genome, TAGTAGATGTTTTCAGGGGAAAACTCATTTTCTCCAATCTGAATTTTTGCTTGCCATAAATTGCCAATAAATCCAATCTTTTTAATGGAAGGAAAACGGTCGTAGAGACTGACGATGTAGTTTCTGTCAATAGAGGCAGAACTGATATCATCAGTTTGATCAAGTTTGTTTGCTCTTCCTGGTTTGTCAATTTGTATTCTGTAAATATTGTCTGCTTTGGAATGAAATTTATCGAAGGAGAGCTCTTTTTGAGTGTATGAGAAAACAATAAGAACAACAGCAAAGGCAATTGCAATGCCAATGATATTAATCGAAAACCATTTTTTATTTTTGTTGAAATAATTGAAAAACATAGGTGTCGTATTGAGGGTTAGAAATTAATGCTGGGCATTTTTTTTGCAGTACTTTCCGCTGCTATTTCACCATCGAAAAGGCGAATTACTCTGTGTGCAAATTCCGCATCTCTTTCCGAGTGAGTGACCATCACTATTGTTGTTCCGTCATTATTTAATTCGCTCAATAAATTCATCACTTCCAATCCTGTTTTCGAATCCAGATTACCAGTTGGTTCATCAGCAAGCAACAGTTTTGGGTTGGCCGCTACCGCGCGGGCTATGGCAACACGCTGTTGTTGTCCACCTGATAATTGCTGTGGGTAATGGTTCCTTCGGTGCCCAATTTTCATACGATCTAGTATTTCCAAAACGCGTGCTTTCTTATCTGCTGATTTAATATTTAAATAATTAAGTGGCAGTTCAACATTTCGGTAAACATTTAGTTCATCAATTAGGTTAAAACTCTGGAACACAAAATTGACATTGCCTTTTCTGATTTTATTGCGTTGTTTTTCTTTTTGAGATCCGACTTCCTGATTGTCAAAATAATACTTTCCTTCAGATGGACTATCCAACATTCCCATGATGTTGAGCAAGGTCGATTTACCGCAACCCGAAGGCCCCATAATGGCAACGAATTCACCTTCTTTAATTTCCAGTTTAATATTGTTTAGGGCTGTTGTTTCAACCTCTTCTGTCTGGAAGGTTTTACTTAAGTTCTCTATTTTTATCATGTTAATCAGATTGGTAATACAATTGTACAGGTTTCATACTATAAACACAAGTGAATTAAATAGTATGAAACTTTAAAGACTTGTTATCTTATTTGTATTTCGTTGCCAATTATTATGCCTCTTATCGAATATAATAGATAGTCAGCTTGTTAGCTTAATTTACGTGGTGTTTTATTGATGTGGATTGTAAATAAATTTTATTATTAGTGTATAGTTTCTTTACAATTAATAGACTTGTTAGGGAAGGTTTTTTACTTTTGAGAAAGGCTAAAATTTAGATTATGTCAATAGGTAGGGTTTTAATAGTTGATGATCACAAAAGGGTGTTGACCGCTTTGCAGATTTTACTTCAAGATGAATTTGAAGAAGTGCAGACTTTGTCTAATCCCAATTCTTTACTTTCTACTTTAGCAACTAATCAATATGATATTATTCTTCTGGATATGAATTTTTCAGCAGGAGTGAATACGGGCAATGAAGGTTTGTTCTGGTTGAAAAAAATACTGGATAAAGATACTGATCTGGCTGTTGTTTTGATGACTGCATATGGTGATGTGGAGTTAGCCGTGAAGGCCATAAAAGTAGGAGCATCCGATTTTATTTTAAAGCCATGGGATAATAACAAATTGGTTAGTACCCTGAAAACGGCATTGGAACTGCGGCGATCGAAACAGAAAATTATTCAGTTGGAGAATGAAAAAGCAGGGTTGGCACGAGAGATGAATCAAGCATCAACACAAATGATTGGTCGATCAAAACCAATGCTGGAAATGCTGCGCATTGTTGAAAAGGTTGCAAGTACCGATGCCAATATTTTGATTCTTGGAGAACATGGAACTGGAAAGGAGTTAATTGCAAGAGAATTGCATCAGAAATCGGAAAGATGCAATGGCATTTTTATTACTGTTGATATGGGAGCAATTACCGAATCATTGTTCGAAAGTGAACTTTTTGGGCATGTGAAAGGTGCTTTTACCGATGCAAGGGAAAGTAGAATTGGTCGGTTCGAAATTGCTTCTGGAGGAACGCTGTTTTTAGACGAAATAGGCAATCTTTCCATGCCGATGCAAGCCAAGTTACTTGGTGCATTGCAAACACATAAGATCATTCGCTTAGGCGATAATCAGGTTCGTGATATAGATATCCGATTGATTTGTGCAACCAACAAAAATTTGGTGCAGATGGTTGTGGATGGTGAGTTTCGGGAAGACCTGCTATATCGAATCAACACCATTCAGATTGATGTGCCTGAGTTAAGGTATAGAAATGGGGATGTTGCAGTATTGGCGGAGTATTACCTGAGAAAATATGCAGCGAAGTACAACAAGGAAAATCTTCGGTTTGCTAAAAATACGATTGATAAACTAATGGGATATTCTTGGCCTGGAAATGTTCGGGAGCTGCAGCACACAATCGAAAAGGCAGTTATTTTAACTGATAATCCGGAATTGTTAGCTGAAGAGTTTCTTTTTAAAGAGAGACGCATCAATGAAATAAAAAATGAAGCTGTTTCATTCGAAGAGATGGAAAAGCAATTGATTGGCTCTTCAATGGACCGGCACAAAGGCAATATGAGTCATATTGCTAAGGAATTAGGTGTAACTCGTCCAACCTTATATCATAAAATTAAAAAGTATGATTTATAAAAAATTGCTGGTTCAGATAATTGTCCGGATTATTGGGATTGTTCTTCTTTCATTTCTTTTTGGCTGGTTGCTTTGGGAAAGTAATTATCCGAATTTGTCAATTGTTGTATTTATTCTTATTTGTTGGCAGGTTGTTAAATTGATCTATTTTCTGAATTCTACGAACCGTTTGTTAAGTCAGTTTTTTTTATCCGTAAAGAATGAAGATTCTACCCTTAAAATACCCAAAGTATTTGAAGGAAGATCATTTAATGAACTTCGTGTTAGCATGCAGAATGTCAACCAAATAATAAAAGATTTACGTCTTAAATTCCAACAAAAGGAGATTTTTAGTGATGCAATAATTGAGAATGCTGCTGTTGGTATTTTAACCATTACTTCTTCGGGAAAGGTTGAATGCATCAATCGAAAAGGAAGAGAATTACTTGGTGTTCATCATTTGGTTAACATCAAAGCTCTATTAAAATCTGATTCAAATCTGGTTTTTTTATTTCAACAGATAAAGTCGGGCGAAAGCCGTATTGTTGAAACGCAAATTAGCCAGACTAAAATGCATTTGTTAGTTAATTGTAGTGCGTTAATTTTAGCCGAAGAAACGTATCAATTACTTTCTTTTACGGATATTAAGAATCAGCTGGACGCGAAAGAACTGGAGTCTTGGCAGAGTTTAATTAACGTTCTTACCCATGAAATAATGAATTCTGTTTCCCCTTTAACGTGCTTGTCTGAGAATCTGGAAAAAAGTTATAAAGAAATAAATTCAGGGACATTGATTTCGGAGAAATTACTCACAAAAACTAAAACTGGATTACGGGTAATTAAAGAGCAGGGTGAGGGTTTGATGCATTTTGTTGAAACGTACCGCGAATTATCCCGTATACCAAAACCACAAATAAAAGATGTCGCAGTAAAACATTTGTTTGAGCATGTGAAGTCCTTATTTTGTTTGGATGAGAATGTCAATATTCATTATCAGTTTATTATTGAGGGTGAGGATTTATTAATCGCTATCGATGAGCAACTTATTGTTCAAGTGATGGTGAATCTAATTAAGAATGCACAGTTTGCAATCTTTGAAAAGGGAATCATTCAAATTAAAGCTGAATCCAATGAGGATGGATTTGTAATAATTTCGATAGAGGATAACGGTTCAGGTATCAAATCCGAAGACATGCAGAGTGTTTTTATTCCATTTTTTACAACAAAAGAAAATGGTTCGGGTATTGGTTTATCTATCGCAAGATCCATTATGCGTTTGCACAATGGCAATATAAATCTGGAGTCTTTTTATGGCGAAGGTACAAGGGTGCTTATTTCATTTCGGGAACGAATCCAGGAATTATCTAAGGAGAAAATGCTTGTTTAAATTTGGTTTTGTTTTTTTCAGTATATTGATTTATTGTTAGGTTAGCTGTCATAAATATTTATTTAAATTGAGTGTGAATTGAAAATAAATAGAACAACAAGGACTAACGAATGTTAAAATATGATATTTTAGGGGAATGGTTGAGCAAAAGGTATTACGTTCGAGAATATTAGAGTTGTTGTTTAAAGGTGAATCTGAGTCTGCAATTCTTAATGAATTGGTGCATCAGGCTCAATTGATTGCATCTGACTCTATTTGTTCAATATTGTGTGTTGATGAGAAAGGAAAGCGTTTATTGTTGGGAGCGGCACCTGATTTACCCGATTTTTACAATAAAGTAATACATGGTACTCCTATAAGACATGGAGTCGGATCATGTGGAACCGCAGCTTTTACTGGTGAAAGAGTTATTGTTGAAGACATTTCCACTCATCCTTTTTGGAAGAATGTTAAAAATCTTGCGAAAGAAGCAGATTTAGGATCATGTTGGTCTGAACCCATAAAGGATCCTTCGGGTAAGGTTTTAGGGACTTTTGCCATTTATCATCGTACGCCAAATTCGCCAAATCCAAAAGATCTGGAATTGATCTCAGAACTATCAGACCTTACTGCAATTGTTCTAGATCGCTATAAAATCATTAAACGACTGGAGGAAAGCGAAAATAAATATAAGGTTTTGGCTAATGCAGGTAATGAAGCAATTTTTATTCTTGAAGGCGATAAAATAGTTGAAGTAAACAAGCGAGCAGAAATAATAACGGGTTATTCTGAAATGGAATTATCTGGTATGTCAATTTATAATTTTCTTGCTAAAGAATATTGGATTACTCCTTACTCTGATGAATCCAGAAAATTTCGACATAAAATTAAGGCTGTCGGTGTTAATAAAAATGGCCTAAACGTAAGTGTTATTGTTCGTATTAAAAATTCCACTTTCAAAGGTAAAGTGGTTTGTTTACTTTCCGTAAGAGATGTTACCAATTACATAAATGCCAAAATAGAATTAAGTAAATTATCTCAATCAATCATTCAAAGTCCGGTATCTGTTGTAATAACAAATGTAGATGGAGATATTGAGTATGTGAACCCGAAATTTAATAAACTAACCGGTTATTCTTTGGAAGAAGTAATTGGAGAAAATCCCCGACTTTTAAGCTCTGGAAATAATAAAGCTGAATTGTATAAATCCATGTGGCAGGAGATTAAGTCGGGTAATGTGTGGAGAGGAGAATTTCAGAATAAGAAAAAAAGCGGAGAGCTATTTTGGGAATTTGCAACAATATCACCTTTAAAGGATGACCGAGAGCAAATTATTAATTTTATTGCTGTTAAAGAAGATATTACAGATCGGAAGAGGCAAGAACAAATTCAACGAATTATATTGAATATTTCGAATGCTGTATTTACTCAAATGACCTTAGTAGAGTTTATTCAATTTATCAGAGAAGAATTATCTTCTATTATGGACACAACGAATTTCTTTGTTGCATTATATGATGACGAAACGGAGTTGTTTAGCCTGCCTTTTCATGACGACGAACATGATTCATTTGAAAAATTCCCTAAAGGCAAGACTATTTCGGGCTGGGTTGTTGATCATGAAACGGCACTTTTAGCGACAGCAGAAAAATTGGATGAGTTGGAGGCTAAAGGAGAAATTGATCTTGTAGGTGAACCATCAAAGATTTGGCTTGGTATGCCTCTTAAGGGAAAAGAAAAAGTGATTGGTGTGTTGGTCATTCAAAGTTACATTGACGAGAATGTGGTTACCGAAGAGGATAAGAATATGCTTGAGTTGGTCTCTCAGCAGATTAGTATTTCTATTGAGCAAAAAAGAACTGAACAGGAATTGCATAAAGCTTTGCGTGACGCTACGGAATCTGATCGTTTAAAGTCTGTATTTTTAGCTACGATGTCACATGAATTGCGCACACCTTTAAATGCAGTAATTGGGTTTTCCGAATTAATCAATAATGAAATAGATCTTGAAACAGCAGTTGAATATAGTAAAATGGTTAATCAGAGCGGTCAGAATCTATTAAACATTGTAGAGGATTTGTTCGATATTAGTCTAATACAATCGGGTGCTGTTAAAATTAAACAGGAAAATTATAGCTTGCTTAATTTATTTTATGAGATAAGCGCAGTGATTAATGTAGAACAGAAAGTGCTTAATAAAGAGCATATTGAATTAAAGATAAATTTTCCTTCGGACTATAATGATTTTTTTATAAAAACTGATCCTCATCGTTTTAAGCAGGTATATTTGAATTTACTGAAAAATGCGTTAAAGTTTACCGATCGGGGAAGTATTGAATATGGGTTTACAAAAAGTGATTTGAAATCGGGTATCGTTCTTCAGTTTTATGTGAAAGATACAGGAATAGGAATACCTGAAGAAGTACAAGAAAGTATTTTTGGTCTGTTTAGACAGGCCAATGAAAAGCTTTCACGGAAATATAATGGAGTCGGAATCGGTTTATCTATATCGAAGAGCTTAACTGAATTATTGGGAGGGAAAATTTGGTTTGATTCAATACCTGAAGAAGGATCAACTTTTTATTTTACACATCCTATTAAATAAGCTAAAACAATTCAATAATAAGATCAAAATGCTTCAGTTCTTTCCCTGTAAGTTTTTTAACCAATTTTAGCATGCAATTCATCAAACTATAAGCCTGATAATAAAACAAATGCTCTTTTAAAATCGTAATTTAGTTAATAGGTTACTTTTTATTCAGCTTTAAACTTATAGCCATGACATTGCAAAAATACATCCGCACAATCGGTAGGTGTTTGTTGTCGCTTACCTTCATTTGTTTTAGTACATTACTCGTTAAAAGTCAGCAACAACCACAAGATAATCTGGGAGAGTTGAACCAGATTGAACCAGAAGAAAAGGTTTCTGAACCTCAGAAAAAGGAAAAGGAGAAAAATCAAATTCCCATTGGATTATTTGCCTATAATAAATGGGTTGATTTAAATGAGAATGGCCTTGTAG contains:
- a CDS encoding ABC transporter ATP-binding protein, with the translated sequence MIKIENLSKTFQTEEVETTALNNIKLEIKEGEFVAIMGPSGCGKSTLLNIMGMLDSPSEGKYYFDNQEVGSQKEKQRNKIRKGNVNFVFQSFNLIDELNVYRNVELPLNYLNIKSADKKARVLEILDRMKIGHRRNHYPQQLSGGQQQRVAIARAVAANPKLLLADEPTGNLDSKTGLEVMNLLSELNNDGTTIVMVTHSERDAEFAHRVIRLFDGEIAAESTAKKMPSINF
- a CDS encoding sigma-54-dependent transcriptional regulator, with product MSIGRVLIVDDHKRVLTALQILLQDEFEEVQTLSNPNSLLSTLATNQYDIILLDMNFSAGVNTGNEGLFWLKKILDKDTDLAVVLMTAYGDVELAVKAIKVGASDFILKPWDNNKLVSTLKTALELRRSKQKIIQLENEKAGLAREMNQASTQMIGRSKPMLEMLRIVEKVASTDANILILGEHGTGKELIARELHQKSERCNGIFITVDMGAITESLFESELFGHVKGAFTDARESRIGRFEIASGGTLFLDEIGNLSMPMQAKLLGALQTHKIIRLGDNQVRDIDIRLICATNKNLVQMVVDGEFREDLLYRINTIQIDVPELRYRNGDVAVLAEYYLRKYAAKYNKENLRFAKNTIDKLMGYSWPGNVRELQHTIEKAVILTDNPELLAEEFLFKERRINEIKNEAVSFEEMEKQLIGSSMDRHKGNMSHIAKELGVTRPTLYHKIKKYDL
- a CDS encoding sensor histidine kinase encodes the protein MIYKKLLVQIIVRIIGIVLLSFLFGWLLWESNYPNLSIVVFILICWQVVKLIYFLNSTNRLLSQFFLSVKNEDSTLKIPKVFEGRSFNELRVSMQNVNQIIKDLRLKFQQKEIFSDAIIENAAVGILTITSSGKVECINRKGRELLGVHHLVNIKALLKSDSNLVFLFQQIKSGESRIVETQISQTKMHLLVNCSALILAEETYQLLSFTDIKNQLDAKELESWQSLINVLTHEIMNSVSPLTCLSENLEKSYKEINSGTLISEKLLTKTKTGLRVIKEQGEGLMHFVETYRELSRIPKPQIKDVAVKHLFEHVKSLFCLDENVNIHYQFIIEGEDLLIAIDEQLIVQVMVNLIKNAQFAIFEKGIIQIKAESNEDGFVIISIEDNGSGIKSEDMQSVFIPFFTTKENGSGIGLSIARSIMRLHNGNINLESFYGEGTRVLISFRERIQELSKEKMLV
- a CDS encoding sensor histidine kinase: MVEQKVLRSRILELLFKGESESAILNELVHQAQLIASDSICSILCVDEKGKRLLLGAAPDLPDFYNKVIHGTPIRHGVGSCGTAAFTGERVIVEDISTHPFWKNVKNLAKEADLGSCWSEPIKDPSGKVLGTFAIYHRTPNSPNPKDLELISELSDLTAIVLDRYKIIKRLEESENKYKVLANAGNEAIFILEGDKIVEVNKRAEIITGYSEMELSGMSIYNFLAKEYWITPYSDESRKFRHKIKAVGVNKNGLNVSVIVRIKNSTFKGKVVCLLSVRDVTNYINAKIELSKLSQSIIQSPVSVVITNVDGDIEYVNPKFNKLTGYSLEEVIGENPRLLSSGNNKAELYKSMWQEIKSGNVWRGEFQNKKKSGELFWEFATISPLKDDREQIINFIAVKEDITDRKRQEQIQRIILNISNAVFTQMTLVEFIQFIREELSSIMDTTNFFVALYDDETELFSLPFHDDEHDSFEKFPKGKTISGWVVDHETALLATAEKLDELEAKGEIDLVGEPSKIWLGMPLKGKEKVIGVLVIQSYIDENVVTEEDKNMLELVSQQISISIEQKRTEQELHKALRDATESDRLKSVFLATMSHELRTPLNAVIGFSELINNEIDLETAVEYSKMVNQSGQNLLNIVEDLFDISLIQSGAVKIKQENYSLLNLFYEISAVINVEQKVLNKEHIELKINFPSDYNDFFIKTDPHRFKQVYLNLLKNALKFTDRGSIEYGFTKSDLKSGIVLQFYVKDTGIGIPEEVQESIFGLFRQANEKLSRKYNGVGIGLSISKSLTELLGGKIWFDSIPEEGSTFYFTHPIK